The sequence below is a genomic window from Thalassobaculum sp. OXR-137.
CACCACCCGGCCGTCGTAATGGGTCTCAAGAGCCGTCTCGCCGGTCAGCCCCTTCCAGAACCGGTCCTGCGGAGCGCCGTTCCGGTCCGACGTCAGGGTGCCGGCCATGGCCCCTCTCCCGGTTGGGCGAGACGCGGGCCGACATCCTGCGCGCCCGTGTCGAGGTTGCCCGGCTCCCGGTACTTGCGCAGTTCCAGCCGGCCGATCTGGTTACGGTGCACCTCGTCCGGACCGTCCGCCAAGCGCAGCAGCCGCGCCGTCGCATAGGCCGATGCGAGACCGTAATCGTTGCTGGTCCCGGCCCCGCCGAAGGCCTGGATCGCCCAGTCGATCACCTGACAGGCCATGTTGGGCACCGCGACCTTGATCATGGCGATCTCGGCCCGCGCCTCCTTGTTGCCGACCGTGTCCATCATCCAGGCGGCCTTCAGGGTCAGCAGCCGCGACTGCTCGATCAGGATGCGGGCCTCGGCGATCCGCTCGAGAGTGACCGTCTGGTGGGCGACCGGGGTGCCGAAGGTCACCCGCTGTTCGGCCCGGCGGCACATCTTCTCCAGGGTCCGCTCCGCCAGTCCGATCAGCCGCATGCAGTGGTGGATGCGGCCGGGGCCGAGCCGCCCCTGGGCGATCTCGAAGCCGCGCCCCTCCCCCAGCAGCATGTTGGATGCGGGCACCCGCACGTCCTTGAACTCCACCTCCGACGCCCGGTCGGGCACGGCGTAGAAGCCGAAGACCGGGATCGGCCGGATCACGGTGACGCCCGGCGTGTCCTTGGGCACCAGGATCATCGACTGCTGTTTGTGCCGGTCCGGATTGTCCGGGTCCGACTTGCCCATGAAGATGATGATCTTGCAGCGCGGATCGGTGGCGCCGGTGGTGTACCACTTGCGGCCGTCGATCACGTACTCGTCCCCGTCGCGCCGGATCGAGCTTTCGATATTCGTCGCATCGGAAGAGGCCACCGCCGGTTCGGTCATGGCGAAGGAAGAGCGGATCTCGCCCGCCAGCAGCGGCGCCAGCCAGCGCTTCTTCTGCTCCTCGGTGCCGTAGCGGACCAGCACCTCCATGTTGCCGGTATCGGGGGCCGCGCAGTTGAACACCTCGGGTGCCAGGGGCGAGCGGCCCATCACCTCGCAGAGCGGCGCGTAGTCCAGATTGGACAGGCCGGCACCGTAATCGCTTTCCGGCAGGAACAGGTTCCACAAGCCGGCGGCCTTGGCCTTGGGTTTCAGCTCTTCCACGACCGGCTGGACCTTCCAGGGCCCGAGTTCGGCGGTCTCGGCGTAGTAGCGGGGCTCGTTCGGGTAGATGTGCTCGGCCATGAAGGCCTCGATCCGCGCGCGCAGATCGTGCACGGCGGGTGCGTGCTGAAATTCCATACTCCTCCCCCTCGGGCCTTTTCGGCGGGCCTTATGCGACCCGTCCTTTGAGGGGAGCCTGCCATGGCGGGGCGGAGCGGTGAAGGTGGCGAAATCGTCTTGCCGTCGGACCTCTGAACGTCTAGTTTGGATCCATGGATCCAAATTCTCCCTCCAGCATCGCCGAGCGCCTGTGCGCGGATATCCGCCGCGGCGCGATCGCCGCCGGCGCCGTCCTTCAGCAGGAAGAGCTCGCCGCCCGGTTCGGGGTCAGCCGCCAGCCGGTGCGGCTCGCCATGGAGAGCCTGCGCGCGGCGGGTTGGCTGGAGCCGGGGAAGGGCCGCAGCCTGAAGGTGGTCGAGATGACGGCGGAGGCGCTGCGCGATCTGGTCGCCGTGCGCCGGCTGGTGGAGGGCGAGGCGCTGGCCCTGGCGATGCCGCGCCGCGACGACCGCGACGTGCTGGAGGCCGGCCACCTGCAGGAACGGATCGAGGCGGAAACCGATCCCCAGGCGCTGGAGGAACTGGACGCCGCCTTCCACACGGTGCTGTACCGGGCCGGGGGCAATCCGCGGCTGCTGGCGCTGGTGGACGAGTTGCGGCGCGAGGACCGCCGGCCCTATCGCGAGCAGCAGCCGGACACCGCGATCCGCGCGGTCTGGACCCGGCAGCATCGCACCCTGCTCGACGCCTTCCGTGCGGGGGACGCGGTCCGCGCGGCGGCCGCCCTGGATACCCACCTCGCCCACCTGATCGAAAGATGACCGGACCATGCCCGCAGGCTTCGCCGAAACGCCCGAGCCGCCCTACTACGCGGTGATCTTCACCTCCACCCAGACCGAGGACCGGCGCGGCTACGAGGCCATGGCCGAGGCGATGATGGACCTAGCCCATCGGCAGCCGGGCTGCCTCGGGGCGGAGAGCGCGCGCGGCGCGGACGGGCTCGGCATCACCGTGTCGTATTTCCGCGATGAGGAGGCGGTGCACGCCTGGAAGCAGCACGCCCGCCACCTGACCGCGCAGAAAATGGGGAAAGAGCGCTGGTACGCCCATTACGAGCTGCGGGTGGCGAAGGTGGAGCGGGCCTATTCCGGGCCGGAGGGGCGGTAGGGCGCTCCCACCGCCGCCAGTCTTCCCGGCCTTGCGCCGGGACCCTGAGAAGGAGCGGCTGGAGCATTTCAAGATCTACCTGGGCCGCTCCAGCAATCGTCCCTCTGGGCCCCGGCGCAAGGCCGGGGAGAGGCGTTTTGTTAGCCTCCAAATCACTCCCCGGATTTATTCCGGGGTGAGGCCAAGGCACGCTTCAACGTCAGAACCCGTTCAAGGACGTGACGCCTCGCCCCAGCGCTGCCCCGGAATAAATCCGGGGCGTGCCGGAGGGAGGGGGAATGCCTTAAACCCGGTTCAGCAGCCGCGCTCGGATCGTGCCGGGGAGTTCGCGGATCTGCTCCAGGATCTGCACCGCGTTCTCCACCTCGCCCTGCACGTCGAGCACGACGTACCCGATCTGCCCGTCGGTCTGGTAATGCTGGGCGACGATGTTCAGGCCGTGGCGCGCGAACAGGTCGTTCAGGCGGCCGAGCTCGCCCGGTTCGTTGCGCTGAACCTGGATGAAGCGGGTGACCAGCGTGCCCTTCGGCAGCTGCACCTCGGGGAAGTTCACCGCCCCCATGGTGGAACCGACGTCGGAATACTCCACGAACTTGCGGGCTACTTCGTCGCCGATGCGCTCCTGCGCCTCCTCGGTCGAGCCGCCCACATGCGGGGTGAGGATCACGTTGTCGAGGCCGCGCAGCGGGCTCTCGAAGCTGTCCTTGTTCGACTTCGGCTCGGTCGGGAACACGTCCACCGCGGCGCCGGCCAGATGGCCGTCCTTCAGGGCGGCGGCCAGCGCGTCGATGTCCAGCAGGGTGCCGCGGGCGTTGTTGATCAGGAACGCGCCCTTCTTCATGGCGCGGATCTGCTCCGCGGCGAACATGCCCTTGGTCTCCGGCGTCTCCGGCAGGTGCAGGGACACCACGTCGGACTGGGCCAGCAGATCGTCGAGGGTCTGGGTCGGCTCCACATTGCCGTGGCTGAGCTTGTCGGTGCGGTCGAAATAGATTACCCGCATGCCCATGGATTCGCCTAGCGCGGCGAGCTGGGTCCCGATATTGCCGTAGCCGACGATGCCCAGGGTCTTGCCGCGCACCTCGCGCGAGCCGGCGGCCGTCTTGGCCCAGCGCCCGTCATGGGCGGCCATGGACTTCTGGAAGGCGCCGCGCATCAGCATGACGATCTCGGCGATGGTCAGCTCGGCGACGGATCGGGTGTTGGAGAACGGTGCGTTGAACACCGGAATGCCCAGGGCCGAGGCGGCGGGCAGGTCCACCTGGTTGGTCCCGACCGAGAAGCAGCCCACCGCAACCAGCGTCCCGGCGGCCTTCAGGACCTCCTCGTTGAGCTGGGTGCGCGATCGGATGCCGAGCATGTGCACGCCCTGCAGGGCCTCGATCAGCGCGGCCTGATCCAGCGCGCCGGAGACCTCTTGCAGGTTGGTGTAGCCGGCGTTCAGCAGCACATCGCGCGCGGTCGGCGAGATCCCCTCCAGCAGGAGGATGCGGATCTGGTTCTTCGGGCGGGACAGTCCCTTTGCCATCTGGCTGGGTCCGGTGTGGTTTCAGATGCGAGCCCGCGTCATAACGCAAATGCTGCGCTGCACCAACCCGTCACGCCGTACGGAATTGCATGGCTGGTCCGCGCTGGTCCGTCCGTTCATTGGACCGCCCGCCGCCCTGTCGCCCCAGGGAGAACAGGAGGAAGGCGGCGATGGCGATGTGCAGGACGTTCCAGCCGATGCCGTTGACGAACGCGGCCGTGTAGCTGAGCGTCAGGTCGTAGATCGCCCCCGACATCCAGCCGCCGAGCCCCATGCCGACCAGGGTGGCCGACAGCACCACGCCGACCCGGACACCCGCCTGTGCCGCCGGGAAGAACTGCCGCACGATCAGCGCGTAGGTCGGCACGATGCCGCCCTGGGACAGGCCGAACAGGGCGGAGACCACGTATAGCGGGACCAGCCCGTCGAACGGCAGGAACAGCAGCAGCGCCAGGGTCTGCATCATCGAGCTCAGCAGCAAGGTCCACAGGGCGCCGATCCGGTCGGCCAGCGCGCCGCAGACCAGCCGGCTGACGATGCCGGTCCCCAGCATCAGCGACAGCATCTCCGCCCCGCGCTGGCTGTCATAGCCGAGCTCCAGGCAGTAGGCGACGATATGGACCTGGGGCATGGCCATGGCGATGCAGCAGGCGAGCCCGGCGACGATCAGCAGGCCTTGCAACACCGGGCTCGGCAACGGCGGCTTGCCGTTGCGGCCCGTGGCAACGACCGGGGCGGGCGCGTGGCCGATCGGCGAGCGGCGACGCAGGGCGAGCGCCATCGGCACCACGGTGACGACGCAGAAGATGGCGATGATCTGGTGGGTCTCGCGCCAGCCCACCTCACCGACCAGATGATCGATGATCGGCGGCCAGACGGTGCCGGCGAGATAGTTGCCGCTGGCGGCGATGGCGACGGCGATGCCGCGCCGGCGCACGAACCAGTGGGAGATGTCGGCGAGCAGCGGCCCGAAGGTCACCGCCCCGCCCAGCATGCCGATCAGCAGCGCGTGCTCGGCGGAGAAGACCCAGATGGTCGGCGCGAAACTCGTGGCGCCATACCCCGCCCCGAGCGCGATGCCGCCGAGGATCAACGCCGGCACGATACCGACCTTGTCGGCCAGCTTGCCCATCAGCACCGTGCCGATGGCGACGCCGATCAGGGTGAAGGTGTAGGGCAGCGAGGCTTCGGCCCGGCCGATGCCGAAATCGGCTTCCACCGCCGGCAGCACCACCACGACCGACCACAGCCCGGCGCCGCCGACCATGCTGATCAGCAAACACATGGCGAGACGGGCCCAGGCGTAGGGGCCGTCGATATCCCCGGGGGCGTCGGAATCGTATCCCCGCGATGGTGCGTCGGTCATCCTGCCGCCTTGGCCAGCGCCCGTTCGACGTAGTCCAGCCGGTCCTGACCGTAGAAGTTCTCGTCGTCGACGAAATAGGTCGGCGCGCCGATGACGCCGCGGATGACCGCCTCGCCGCAATTGCGCTCCAGTTCCGCCTGGACCGAGGCGGTCATCGCCTCCTCGATCAGCGCCCGCGGATCGCCGTAGCCCGCCTGGGCGACCAGGTCGGCGACCACGTCCTCGTCGGCGATGTCGCGGTCGAAGCGCCACAGCGCCTCCAGCACCAGCAGGCTGAGCCGGTCGACGTCGCCCGCCTCGCCTCGGCGCACGGCGCGCTGACCGGCGATCACGATGCCGCTGGGCAGCTCAACCGGGCCCATGTGATGGATCGGCTCGCGCTGGATCTCCACCCCATGGAAGGCGGCGCAACGCAGCGCATCCACCATGGCGTAGTGGCGCAGCATGGTGGGCCGCTCGCCGAACTGCATCCCGCCGATCGGCGGCATGGTCTTCGACAGCAGGATCGGCCGGTGCACGATGGTGCGCCCGTACGTCTCCGCCAGGGCGTTCAGCCGGGCGGCGCCGATATAGGTGAAGTTCGAGCGGGTCGAATAATAGTAGTCGATGGTCTTCATGCCGCGTTGCTCCCGGCCTCGTCGGGCAGGCTGACCGACTCAAGCGCCGGACGGCCGCGAATGATGTCGGACGCCTTCTCCGCGATCATCATCGTGGAGGCGTTCAGGTTGGCCGAGGGCATGGTCGGCATGATCGAGGCATCGACCACGCGAAGCCCCTCCAGCCCGTGCACCCGCAGGCTGTCGTCCACCACCGTCAGCTTGTCGCTGCTCGGCCCCATGCGGCAGGTGCCCATCGGGTGGAAGGTGGTCGTG
It includes:
- a CDS encoding acyl-CoA dehydrogenase family protein; protein product: MEFQHAPAVHDLRARIEAFMAEHIYPNEPRYYAETAELGPWKVQPVVEELKPKAKAAGLWNLFLPESDYGAGLSNLDYAPLCEVMGRSPLAPEVFNCAAPDTGNMEVLVRYGTEEQKKRWLAPLLAGEIRSSFAMTEPAVASSDATNIESSIRRDGDEYVIDGRKWYTTGATDPRCKIIIFMGKSDPDNPDRHKQQSMILVPKDTPGVTVIRPIPVFGFYAVPDRASEVEFKDVRVPASNMLLGEGRGFEIAQGRLGPGRIHHCMRLIGLAERTLEKMCRRAEQRVTFGTPVAHQTVTLERIAEARILIEQSRLLTLKAAWMMDTVGNKEARAEIAMIKVAVPNMACQVIDWAIQAFGGAGTSNDYGLASAYATARLLRLADGPDEVHRNQIGRLELRKYREPGNLDTGAQDVGPRLAQPGEGPWPAP
- a CDS encoding GntR family transcriptional regulator, whose translation is MDPNSPSSIAERLCADIRRGAIAAGAVLQQEELAARFGVSRQPVRLAMESLRAAGWLEPGKGRSLKVVEMTAEALRDLVAVRRLVEGEALALAMPRRDDRDVLEAGHLQERIEAETDPQALEELDAAFHTVLYRAGGNPRLLALVDELRREDRRPYREQQPDTAIRAVWTRQHRTLLDAFRAGDAVRAAAALDTHLAHLIER
- a CDS encoding antibiotic biosynthesis monooxygenase, coding for MPAGFAETPEPPYYAVIFTSTQTEDRRGYEAMAEAMMDLAHRQPGCLGAESARGADGLGITVSYFRDEEAVHAWKQHARHLTAQKMGKERWYAHYELRVAKVERAYSGPEGR
- the serA gene encoding phosphoglycerate dehydrogenase is translated as MAKGLSRPKNQIRILLLEGISPTARDVLLNAGYTNLQEVSGALDQAALIEALQGVHMLGIRSRTQLNEEVLKAAGTLVAVGCFSVGTNQVDLPAASALGIPVFNAPFSNTRSVAELTIAEIVMLMRGAFQKSMAAHDGRWAKTAAGSREVRGKTLGIVGYGNIGTQLAALGESMGMRVIYFDRTDKLSHGNVEPTQTLDDLLAQSDVVSLHLPETPETKGMFAAEQIRAMKKGAFLINNARGTLLDIDALAAALKDGHLAGAAVDVFPTEPKSNKDSFESPLRGLDNVILTPHVGGSTEEAQERIGDEVARKFVEYSDVGSTMGAVNFPEVQLPKGTLVTRFIQVQRNEPGELGRLNDLFARHGLNIVAQHYQTDGQIGYVVLDVQGEVENAVQILEQIRELPGTIRARLLNRV
- a CDS encoding MFS transporter, which gives rise to MTDAPSRGYDSDAPGDIDGPYAWARLAMCLLISMVGGAGLWSVVVVLPAVEADFGIGRAEASLPYTFTLIGVAIGTVLMGKLADKVGIVPALILGGIALGAGYGATSFAPTIWVFSAEHALLIGMLGGAVTFGPLLADISHWFVRRRGIAVAIAASGNYLAGTVWPPIIDHLVGEVGWRETHQIIAIFCVVTVVPMALALRRRSPIGHAPAPVVATGRNGKPPLPSPVLQGLLIVAGLACCIAMAMPQVHIVAYCLELGYDSQRGAEMLSLMLGTGIVSRLVCGALADRIGALWTLLLSSMMQTLALLLFLPFDGLVPLYVVSALFGLSQGGIVPTYALIVRQFFPAAQAGVRVGVVLSATLVGMGLGGWMSGAIYDLTLSYTAAFVNGIGWNVLHIAIAAFLLFSLGRQGGGRSNERTDQRGPAMQFRTA
- a CDS encoding 2-hydroxychromene-2-carboxylate isomerase; translated protein: MKTIDYYYSTRSNFTYIGAARLNALAETYGRTIVHRPILLSKTMPPIGGMQFGERPTMLRHYAMVDALRCAAFHGVEIQREPIHHMGPVELPSGIVIAGQRAVRRGEAGDVDRLSLLVLEALWRFDRDIADEDVVADLVAQAGYGDPRALIEEAMTASVQAELERNCGEAVIRGVIGAPTYFVDDENFYGQDRLDYVERALAKAAG